From one Agathobaculum sp. NTUH-O15-33 genomic stretch:
- the accC gene encoding acetyl-CoA carboxylase biotin carboxylase subunit produces the protein MFQKVLIANRGEIAVRIIQACRDLGIVSVAVYSEADREALHAQIADEAVCIGPAGAAGSYLNMDNIISAAIASGCQAIHPGFGFLSENPDFAEKTTEAGLAFIGPTAATIRLMGDKAEAKRNAIEAGVPVALGTDGTVADFDEAVREAARIGFPIMLKAASGGGGKGIRIAMDPSELQAAYDNASSEAEANFGDGRLYMERYIHNPRHIEVQILGDQFGNVVHLFERECSVQRRHQKLIEESPSAFVDDELRARMTKAAVDLAKRVGYRNAGTIEFLVDNDKNFYFCEMNTRIQVEHPVTEQVTGVDLVCEQIRVAAGEPLSFTQEELTLRGHAIECRINAEDPSRDFAPCPGAIVSMHLPGGPGVRMDTAAYQGYRIPPYYDSMIGKLIAYGADRRQAIARMRRALTETLFEGVVTGTDYQMHILRSKAFEDAAFHVNSIADGDFDR, from the coding sequence ATGTTTCAAAAGGTATTAATCGCGAACCGCGGCGAGATCGCGGTTCGCATCATTCAGGCCTGCCGCGATCTGGGTATCGTATCGGTCGCGGTCTATTCCGAGGCTGACCGTGAAGCGCTGCACGCACAGATCGCGGACGAAGCCGTGTGCATTGGCCCGGCCGGCGCGGCGGGCAGCTATCTGAATATGGACAACATTATATCGGCGGCCATTGCTTCCGGCTGTCAGGCGATCCATCCGGGCTTTGGCTTTTTATCCGAAAACCCGGATTTCGCGGAAAAGACGACCGAAGCGGGGCTGGCCTTCATCGGGCCTACCGCCGCGACCATCCGCCTGATGGGCGACAAGGCCGAAGCCAAGCGCAACGCGATCGAAGCGGGCGTGCCCGTCGCCCTTGGCACGGACGGCACGGTGGCCGATTTTGACGAAGCCGTGCGCGAAGCTGCGCGCATTGGCTTTCCGATCATGCTCAAGGCCGCGTCCGGCGGCGGCGGCAAGGGAATTCGCATTGCGATGGACCCGTCCGAGCTGCAGGCGGCGTATGATAACGCCTCCTCCGAGGCGGAAGCCAATTTCGGCGACGGCCGCCTGTACATGGAACGCTATATCCACAACCCGCGCCATATCGAGGTGCAGATATTGGGCGACCAGTTCGGCAACGTTGTGCACCTGTTTGAGCGCGAGTGCTCGGTACAGCGCCGCCACCAAAAGCTGATCGAGGAATCGCCCTCCGCCTTTGTGGACGACGAGCTGCGCGCGCGCATGACAAAGGCCGCGGTCGATCTGGCCAAACGCGTCGGCTACCGCAACGCGGGCACGATTGAATTCTTGGTCGATAACGACAAGAATTTCTACTTCTGCGAAATGAACACGCGCATTCAGGTAGAGCATCCGGTGACCGAGCAGGTGACCGGGGTCGATCTGGTGTGCGAGCAGATTCGGGTCGCGGCGGGCGAGCCGCTTTCCTTCACGCAGGAGGAGCTGACCCTGCGCGGCCACGCGATCGAATGCCGCATCAACGCGGAGGACCCCTCGCGCGATTTCGCCCCCTGTCCGGGCGCCATCGTTTCCATGCACCTGCCGGGCGGGCCCGGCGTGCGGATGGATACGGCGGCCTATCAGGGCTACCGCATCCCGCCTTATTACGATTCGATGATCGGCAAGCTGATCGCTTACGGCGCGGACCGGCGGCAGGCCATTGCCCGCATGCGCCGCGCGCTGACCGAAACGCTGTTTGAAGGCGTTGTGACCGGTACGGACTATCAAATGCATATTCTGCGCTCAAAGGCGTTCGAGGACGCGGCTTTTCACGTCAACTCGATCGCGGACGGCGACTTTGACCGATAA
- the accD gene encoding acetyl-CoA carboxylase, carboxyltransferase subunit beta yields the protein MLIDLFQKTREASLEMKPKDEGGVKVVTCKGCGAELKAYTYGRNLYVCPNCGRYGRLLARTRIRQIADKDTFQPLFADLAPGDPIDFPGYAEKTAVLAEKVGMPDAVSTGVCKIGGLETCLGVMDSHFLMASMGSVVGEKLTRLFEYATEKMLPVVLFTCSGGARMQEGMFSLLQMAKVSAAARRHSDKGLLYITVLTDPTTGGVTASFAMLGDIILAEPRTTIGFAGRRVIEGTIGETLPDDFQSSEFLLSHGFCDKIVPRNMLKGTLEKLLKMHRQPKTKKKAGV from the coding sequence ATGCTGATCGATCTGTTCCAAAAGACGCGCGAAGCGTCGCTCGAAATGAAGCCCAAGGATGAGGGCGGCGTGAAAGTAGTCACTTGTAAGGGCTGCGGGGCCGAACTGAAGGCCTATACCTACGGCCGCAATCTGTACGTCTGCCCGAACTGCGGACGGTATGGCCGCCTGCTCGCGCGCACCCGCATCCGTCAGATCGCGGATAAGGATACGTTCCAGCCGCTCTTCGCCGACCTCGCGCCCGGCGATCCGATCGATTTTCCCGGCTACGCGGAAAAGACCGCCGTGCTCGCGGAAAAGGTGGGCATGCCGGATGCTGTTTCCACCGGCGTTTGCAAGATCGGCGGGTTAGAGACCTGCCTTGGCGTGATGGACAGCCACTTTCTGATGGCTTCAATGGGCTCGGTCGTCGGCGAGAAGCTGACGCGCCTGTTCGAGTATGCGACGGAAAAAATGCTGCCCGTCGTACTGTTCACGTGCTCAGGCGGCGCGCGTATGCAGGAGGGCATGTTCTCTCTTTTGCAGATGGCCAAGGTGTCCGCCGCGGCCCGGCGGCATTCCGATAAGGGCCTGTTGTATATCACCGTGCTGACCGATCCGACCACGGGCGGCGTGACCGCTTCGTTTGCCATGCTGGGCGATATCATCCTCGCCGAGCCGCGCACGACGATCGGCTTTGCCGGACGCCGCGTGATCGAAGGCACGATCGGCGAGACCCTGCCCGATGATTTTCAGTCGTCGGAGTTCTTGCTATCGCATGGATTCTGTGATAAAATAGTTCCGCGCAATATGCTGAAGGGAACGCTGGAAAAGCTGCTGAAAATGCACCGCCAGCCCAAAACAAAGAAAAAGGCAGGTGTTTAA
- a CDS encoding acetyl-CoA carboxylase carboxyltransferase subunit alpha: protein MSVKPASEKMRMIHDPKRPVIDDYIAELFDDFIELHGDRYFAEDHAVCAGVGLFCGKPVTVIGLRKGKTTEENLAANFGMAHPEGYRKALRLAHQAEKFHRPVICFVDTPGAFCGVGAEERGQGEAIARCLYEFIELKTPVISIVTGEGGSGGALALAVADRVLMLENALYSVISPRGCASILWKDASREAEAADQLRITAEDLYSFGMIEGIIPEGMGGGQIFRSVKRAIGEMLTELGNEPNMDVMLQKRYEKFRKIGVFREINQNNEGE from the coding sequence GTGAGCGTGAAACCCGCATCGGAAAAAATGCGTATGATCCATGATCCCAAGCGTCCCGTGATCGACGATTATATCGCCGAGCTGTTCGATGATTTTATCGAGCTGCACGGTGACCGATACTTCGCCGAGGATCACGCGGTCTGCGCGGGCGTCGGCCTGTTTTGCGGCAAACCGGTCACGGTGATCGGCCTGCGCAAGGGCAAAACGACCGAAGAGAACCTTGCCGCGAATTTCGGCATGGCCCATCCGGAGGGCTACCGCAAAGCGCTGCGGCTTGCCCATCAGGCGGAAAAGTTCCACCGTCCGGTCATCTGCTTTGTCGATACGCCGGGCGCGTTCTGCGGCGTCGGAGCGGAGGAACGCGGGCAGGGCGAGGCGATCGCCCGCTGCCTATATGAGTTTATCGAGCTGAAAACCCCGGTGATCTCCATTGTCACGGGCGAAGGCGGTTCGGGCGGCGCGCTGGCGCTGGCCGTGGCCGACCGCGTGCTGATGCTTGAAAACGCGCTGTATTCGGTGATTTCACCGCGCGGCTGCGCCTCCATCCTGTGGAAGGACGCTTCGCGCGAAGCCGAGGCGGCCGACCAGCTGCGTATCACCGCCGAGGATTTATATAGCTTCGGCATGATCGAAGGCATCATCCCCGAGGGCATGGGGGGCGGTCAGATCTTCCGGAGCGTCAAGCGCGCCATCGGCGAAATGCTGACCGAGCTCGGAAACGAGCCCAATATGGACGTCATGCTCCAAAAACGGTATGAAAAATTCCGCAAGATCGGAGTTTTCAGAGAAATAAATCAAAATAACGAAGGAGAGTAA
- the acpP gene encoding acyl carrier protein → MFEKICELLADKFDADASTMTMDTKIKDDLNADSLDVVELMMDLEESFGITISDEEATQMSTIGDIVKYIEANQ, encoded by the coding sequence ATGTTTGAAAAGATTTGCGAGCTGCTGGCCGATAAGTTCGACGCCGACGCTTCCACCATGACCATGGACACCAAGATCAAGGACGACCTGAACGCCGATTCCCTCGACGTAGTGGAACTGATGATGGACCTCGAAGAGAGTTTTGGCATCACCATTTCCGACGAGGAAGCCACCCAGATGAGCACCATCGGCGATATCGTCAAGTATATCGAAGCCAACCAGTAA
- a CDS encoding helix-turn-helix domain-containing protein has protein sequence MTQAEVVGDFITRNMLSQIESGAAMPSVKTLSYLAGVLGLSPDQLIAPEPVLDDAYRVLCEAKAAFRAGKYADVPTEESRFPASVEDELYALSARACLCLAEADAEKDGAPNDVTALIRRAIDHASKGLYANEALRSEAILLLTAQTARLSEYYQALAEE, from the coding sequence ATGACGCAGGCCGAGGTCGTCGGGGATTTTATCACCCGCAATATGCTGAGCCAGATCGAAAGCGGCGCCGCCATGCCCTCGGTAAAGACCTTAAGCTATCTGGCGGGCGTGCTCGGCCTGTCGCCCGACCAGCTCATCGCGCCGGAACCCGTATTAGATGACGCATACCGCGTGCTTTGCGAGGCCAAGGCTGCGTTTCGCGCGGGAAAATATGCGGATGTACCGACCGAGGAAAGCCGTTTCCCCGCCTCGGTGGAGGATGAATTGTATGCGCTTTCCGCGCGCGCCTGCCTTTGTTTGGCCGAAGCCGACGCGGAAAAAGACGGCGCGCCAAACGACGTGACCGCGCTGATTCGCCGCGCGATCGACCACGCCAGCAAGGGACTGTATGCAAACGAAGCGCTGCGCAGCGAAGCGATTTTACTGCTCACCGCGCAAACCGCGCGCCTGAGCGAGTATTATCAGGCGCTGGCCGAGGAATAA
- a CDS encoding NfeD family protein gives MAEWWNGLDSVLRALYCIAVPATLLFFIQTILAVVGGFGDGGEGVNFSDTSGLDLPDGGDGGTDLADLSDADFDDLAAAHHTDGSGVHDASTLRLLSLQTVVAFLTVFGWSSIVAISSGSDEAISLIVGLALGLLAMFLVAKLVQVSRRLAENGTLNPRNAIGESGKVYLPIPPNGQGEGKVMLEVQGQLHEFEAVTLGSVTLKTGSMVRVTDLRGETLVVEPEQ, from the coding sequence ATGGCGGAGTGGTGGAACGGTCTGGATAGCGTGCTGCGCGCGCTGTACTGCATCGCGGTGCCTGCAACGCTGCTTTTTTTCATTCAAACGATCCTAGCCGTCGTAGGCGGATTTGGAGACGGCGGCGAAGGCGTCAATTTCAGCGATACATCCGGGCTTGATTTGCCGGATGGGGGAGACGGCGGAACCGATCTTGCCGATCTGAGCGACGCGGATTTCGACGATCTGGCCGCCGCGCACCATACCGACGGCAGCGGCGTTCACGATGCTTCGACGCTGCGGCTGTTGTCGCTGCAAACCGTCGTCGCGTTCCTGACCGTGTTCGGCTGGTCCTCCATCGTGGCGATCAGCTCGGGTTCAGACGAGGCGATCAGCCTGATCGTCGGTCTGGCGCTCGGCCTGCTGGCTATGTTTTTGGTGGCGAAGCTGGTACAGGTATCGCGGAGGCTCGCGGAAAACGGCACGCTCAACCCGCGCAACGCGATCGGGGAGAGCGGCAAGGTCTATTTGCCCATCCCGCCGAACGGTCAGGGCGAGGGCAAGGTCATGCTCGAGGTACAGGGGCAGCTGCACGAATTTGAAGCGGTCACGCTTGGGTCGGTCACGCTGAAAACCGGCTCTATGGTGCGGGTGACCGATCTGCGCGGCGAAACGCTTGTCGTAGAGCCCGAACAGTAA
- a CDS encoding flotillin family protein → MPLQMLITVCIIVVVLFAALLAILGRYRKCPADKILVVYGKVGSNKDGTARTAKCIHGGAAFIVPVIQSYQYLDLTPISISADLKNALSKQNIRIDVPSRFTVGISTEPGIMQNAAERLLGLKLSEIQELAKDIIFGQLRLVVATMDIEEINTDRDKFLASVSNNVEIELKKIGLRLINVNVTDINDESGYIDALGKEAAAKAINDAKKSVAEKNRDGEIGQANAQRDQRVQVAAANATAIDGENAAKIDVAQSEANRREKEAESLRLATAAEAVQAAKAKQEAYVAQQLAEKTRAELEKATQEADVIVKAEIDKEQAEIQAEAEAEVMRRKARGEADAIYAKMEAQARGAKEILERQAEGIRALVEAAAGDPKAAVQLMIADKLEELVKIQVEAIKNLKIDKVTVWDSGAGGKGEGKSSTANFVSGLMASIPPLHELFKQAGLDMPSYLGTESKPEAEAIVAVDTAPTQQEEQDLPEA, encoded by the coding sequence ATGCCATTACAAATGCTCATTACGGTATGCATCATCGTTGTCGTACTGTTTGCGGCACTGCTCGCCATTCTGGGGCGCTACCGTAAATGTCCCGCGGACAAGATCCTAGTGGTTTACGGTAAGGTGGGCTCCAATAAGGACGGCACGGCCCGCACGGCCAAGTGTATCCATGGCGGCGCGGCGTTCATCGTGCCGGTCATCCAGTCCTATCAGTACTTAGATCTGACGCCGATCTCGATCAGCGCGGATTTGAAAAACGCGCTGTCCAAGCAGAATATCCGTATCGATGTGCCCAGCCGTTTTACCGTCGGTATCTCGACCGAGCCGGGCATCATGCAGAACGCGGCCGAGCGACTCCTTGGCCTAAAGCTTTCTGAAATTCAGGAACTGGCCAAGGATATCATCTTCGGTCAGCTGCGTCTGGTCGTCGCGACGATGGACATCGAGGAGATCAACACCGACCGCGACAAGTTCCTCGCCTCCGTGTCGAACAACGTGGAGATCGAACTGAAGAAGATCGGCCTGCGGCTTATCAACGTCAACGTGACCGATATCAATGATGAATCCGGTTACATCGACGCGCTTGGTAAGGAAGCCGCCGCCAAGGCGATCAACGACGCGAAGAAGTCGGTCGCCGAAAAGAACCGCGACGGCGAGATCGGTCAGGCCAACGCACAGCGCGATCAGCGCGTGCAGGTCGCGGCGGCGAACGCCACCGCGATCGACGGCGAAAACGCGGCCAAGATCGATGTGGCCCAGTCGGAAGCCAACCGCCGCGAAAAGGAAGCGGAATCGCTGCGTCTGGCTACGGCGGCGGAAGCCGTGCAGGCGGCCAAGGCCAAGCAGGAAGCCTACGTTGCCCAGCAGTTGGCGGAAAAAACCCGCGCGGAGCTGGAAAAGGCAACGCAGGAAGCAGACGTTATTGTAAAGGCGGAAATTGATAAGGAACAAGCCGAGATTCAGGCCGAAGCCGAAGCCGAGGTCATGCGTCGTAAGGCGCGCGGCGAAGCGGACGCGATCTACGCCAAGATGGAAGCGCAGGCGCGCGGCGCCAAGGAGATCTTGGAGCGGCAGGCGGAAGGTATCCGCGCGCTGGTCGAAGCGGCCGCGGGCGACCCGAAGGCCGCGGTACAGCTGATGATCGCCGACAAGCTGGAAGAACTGGTCAAGATTCAGGTCGAAGCGATCAAGAACCTCAAGATCGACAAGGTCACGGTCTGGGATTCGGGCGCGGGCGGCAAGGGCGAGGGAAAATCGTCCACCGCAAACTTTGTGTCCGGCCTGATGGCTTCGATCCCGCCGCTGCATGAACTGTTCAAGCAGGCCGGTCTCGACATGCCGAGCTATCTGGGAACCGAGAGCAAACCGGAGGCGGAAGCGATCGTGGCCGTGGACACAGCGCCGACCCAGCAGGAGGAGCAGGACCTACCGGAGGCGTAA
- a CDS encoding alpha/beta fold hydrolase, with translation MNPTLLVPTHRDWHAHTQSAALRTGITMHYMEAGVKDAEPLLLIHGFTDSSRIWRQTICALGDRFHIFAVDLRGFGQTDQPKDFLYTPKEHADDLAAFLDAVGVPSAYVLAHSMGTMIAQTFAFLHPSRVKKLLLAAAMLRGHDTAASLAEQYDLYATMDLAAMPPAEMQERFLPYPENCRDAGFPMGYFTTLRGLSATSLRAAWFGVHQADNRGFVQFIKAPLLILWGDRDDVLAADYQDEVRQALPDAPYVVLPGISHEVPNEMPEKLAQIAADFFLEDLVPETV, from the coding sequence ATGAATCCTACGTTACTCGTACCGACGCACCGAGACTGGCACGCGCATACCCAGTCCGCCGCGCTGCGCACCGGCATCACCATGCATTACATGGAAGCCGGCGTAAAGGACGCGGAGCCGCTGCTGCTCATTCACGGCTTTACCGATTCCAGCCGCATCTGGCGGCAAACGATCTGCGCGCTGGGCGATCGCTTCCATATCTTCGCGGTAGACCTGCGCGGCTTTGGCCAGACCGACCAGCCGAAAGACTTTCTGTACACCCCCAAGGAGCATGCGGATGATCTCGCCGCGTTTTTAGACGCCGTGGGCGTCCCATCCGCTTACGTGTTGGCGCACTCGATGGGCACCATGATCGCGCAAACGTTCGCGTTCCTGCACCCCAGCCGCGTCAAAAAGCTCCTGCTGGCTGCCGCCATGCTGCGCGGACACGATACCGCGGCGTCGCTGGCCGAGCAATACGATCTGTATGCGACCATGGATCTTGCCGCCATGCCGCCCGCCGAGATGCAGGAGCGTTTTCTCCCGTATCCCGAAAACTGCCGCGACGCCGGTTTCCCGATGGGCTACTTCACAACGCTGCGCGGCTTAAGCGCAACGTCGCTGCGCGCCGCTTGGTTCGGCGTTCATCAAGCCGATAACCGCGGCTTCGTGCAGTTTATCAAAGCGCCTCTCCTCATCCTGTGGGGCGATCGGGACGACGTGCTCGCCGCCGACTATCAGGACGAGGTGCGGCAGGCGCTGCCAGATGCCCCCTATGTGGTCCTGCCCGGCATCTCGCACGAGGTGCCAAACGAAATGCCGGAAAAGCTGGCGCAGATCGCCGCGGACTTTTTCCTAGAGGATCTAGTACCGGAAACCGTATAA